CAGGATGCCCACCGGGCAGGGGCGGGCATACAGcgagcagggcagggagaggggagctgAGACTCCCACACTGCAGACTCAGAGGACTCCCCATTACTGGGAGCTGTGACTCAGATCTGCCTGCCAGACCAGTGCTCCTAGACCCCACAGGTCGCCATTTTGGCTAAGAGACCCCGGGGACAAGATGTGTTCTGCCCCTGGACACCCCAGGGCCCAACAGGATCAGGTTCCTGGGCAAACCTAGCAGTGAGACAGAAGGAGGATGTTCACTTACCATCGCCATCCTCCAGGAcacggccccggccccgggcctTGTTACCCACCACCCCGGGGCCTGTGTGCACCTCGGGGGTTTCAAACGTGGCTGGAGTCACGTCTCGGGGAAGAGAAGGGTAGGGGGTTAGAGAAAGCCTGAGACAACAGTTCAGTGGAGCCCCCGCCCTGCCCACACCATGGGAGTTCTCTTACAGGGCGGCGGGGGCTCCCGGGACATCTTGCCCAGGGCAGAGCCAAACTTGATGGCAATTTGGCGCATCCGTTCCAGGTCCCCgctctcctctgcctccaggtACTCCTTCTGAGCCTGCAGCTTCTCCACATCGGGAAAAAAGTCCCTCTGGATGACAGTCTGGAGACCCTGAAGGAGGCATCAGGACACCCATCAGAGCTTCCGTCTGCCTCTCCCCTGCGTCTCAGTTCACGATGTACAAGCTGAGGCCCCCAACCTCTGTCCAGCCCAACGATCCCCAGAGCTGGGGGACACTTGCAAAGCCTTCCTGCTCCCTCACTAACCTGTCATTCTCTAGCTCCTCTGCTGGCTCCACCTCCCCACCAGCTGGACCAGTGTGGGCACTGGCACCTCATTCCACCTGTGACCTCCTATTCCCAATCTGAACCCTTTATCTGGACAACTTCTGCCTGTCACCCCCACCACCAGCACTGGCTGACATCCCCAGCTCTGCACCTCCAGCTGGACCTTGCTCTTGAGCTGCTTCTCTGTGCATCCAGCTGTCCACTCATGCCACCTGCCTGCATGTCCCAGAGACCTCCCAAACTTAAGCGACTGCCTCCGAGCCCCGTGCCAGCTCCTCCCCCCGAGGGTTTGCGGTAGGATTAAGATCTACTTCAAGGATTCTGGGAGGCCCAACCACTCGATGCTGCCACTAGTGGCAGCCTGTTTCCAGAACCCCTGGTCTTAGCACTTGCTCTGACAGCTCTCCAGGAAACGCTCTTGGCCGCGTCCTCCCAAGTTCCTACTGATGCTTCACTAACACCCTGCTCTCCTGACCCCCACATCATACAAacacatccacccccttccccgaCTGCAAGGACACCTCGCTCCGCCCTGTGTTTGTCTGGCCCTCCGACTGTCCACACCCCGACGCAGGGACTCGACTCTTCCACCTCCTCGAGGAGACGAGGGTGTTGGGACCCTGgggagcgggggcggggagcCCAGGAGACGCGGGCGTCGGCGCCGAGTCCCACCTCGATGTACTCCTCCTCGTCCAGGACCCGCTGCCTGCTCGTCACagcccccgcctcgcccgccgCGCGCTTCCTCCGGGGCCCTGACGCGGCGGACAGCTGCAGTGCCCGGGCCGGCGAGCCGGGCGTCTCCATCGCTATCCCAGCACTTCCCCAGCGGAGCGGCGCGTcacgggcggggggcggggctcgCCAGCTGCGCAGGCCCCTGAGGCAGCCGACCAATGGAGGAGTCAGCCGACCAATGGAGGAGCCAGGCCGGCCCGCGCTCCGTGATGACGTCATCCGAGCATGCTGCCCTATGGGAGTTGTAGTGTTCGTCCCGCCCCGCTCTGGCCCTGCGTGTCTAGGCTGTGGGCGCCAGGGGGCACTGTGGTGGAGGGACTCAAGGGCGCGCGTTCCCGCTAACCGTGAAAAATTCCAGCACTTCGGAATTGGAAGGCCTTGGAATTCCAATAGCTTGCAAATAATCGCCGCGTATGCTTCCACATTATAAACAAAAACACACTCTTCAGAAAATCTCATTATATACGCGTTTCAGTGTTTTTATTCGAACTTTATGCAAGAAATGTCTGGTCCCTAAATTCCCAGAAGGCTAATTCTCATTGAAATGGACCAGAAAATTGCCTAAGCATTTTGGAGGAATGATCATTTTTTCCTGAAAGGAGGTGTGAAATATGTCAAATATGTTCTGTCCCAGAATGATTCCGTTAGGCAGTTACTCCCGCATTCACTGGGGAATCCATGGTGAtgattcctgccctcatggagctgacaGTCAGCCGCGGAGGACAGACACCAGTCAGATCATCTCACAGACAAGCGTGAAACTGCAGCAGGCAGGCACAAGGAAAGAGTCTCCTCTACGGGGCATCCTACCCAGAAGGCAGCCAGCGGCAGTTTCCCCAGGGAAGGGAGTGGTTGCAGATCCAAAGGATGAGCAGACATTGGTGAGGCGGAGGAGGGAGAGCATGTGTGAAGACCCAGCGGGAGGAGACCTTTGGATACACAGAGTGCAAGGACCAGCGGGGTGGGGACCAATGCCAGAGGaacagggccaggctgcacaagcctcATGGGTCATGGGCCAAGGAGAGTTTTGTCTTTGCTCTGGGAGAAGTGGGAATCCCTTGGACTGCTGTAGGTAGGGGAGAGGTAGGTTCAGACTTGCACCCTGGATTTTACAGGGAATGAATTACAGAGAAACAAGAGTGGGTGCAGGAGGACAAGCTGAAGGCAGCTGCAACAGTCAAAGTGAGAGATGACGGTGGTTTTTATCAGGTAGGTGCAGGTAAAGCTGGGAGAGGACAGATTCTGGGATTGTTTTTGGAGGTAAAATTGACTTGCTGTTGGCCTGGGTTTGCtgggtgaggaagaggaggggtgggggtatTTGCCAGCTCCCTGGCTCATGCACCTGGGATGCACAGGGGAAGAGACTGCTGTGGACAAGGTGACTTAGAGGAGCTGTGAGCTTCCAGGTGGAGTAATCAAAGGGACGGCTGGATATAACTGTCTAGCACAGGgcagaggcctgggctgggaTGTCAATGTGGGACGGGGATGGGAATCAGAGGGTAGAAGAGATAAACCAGGGTGAGGATGGAGATTAGAGGCAAGTGCATGATCACGGCCCAAAGGACCCCCGACGTTCATGGTCACTATGGGGCAAGCCTGCCTGAGACAGCTGCAGATGAAGGAAAAACCAGGAGGGCAGCATGGCCACTGGTCCCTTGAAAGTGGAGCTCTGATCACAGGTGCCCTGCACAGTGACAAATAGCCACTCAGCCCATGAGGGTGAGGGTTTTGGGACCCAGGGAGATGAGGATGTCCCAGCCTGTGAGAAAGCTCTGCGGGCAGTCTGTGCAGTCTCCAGGAATAAGTTCAGGGTTCAGGGAGAAGAGCTTTGTGACACACAGAAGTGTGCATCCTGCAAGTGAGTGAGAGCCACTGTCCCAGAGACCCTGGCAGTGTTAGGGTAGCCCTGGCTGGGGACCCCTTGCACTTAGTGTTATCTAAGCTGCAACCCTGACTTCTGCACCTTTTGTGGATGGCCTGTGTCTCCTTCCAGATTACCCCCGCCCCATTTCCTCCAGGACCTGTGAGGAGGCAGAACCAGGTCCCTGAGCCAGGTGAGGGTGTGTTAGGTGCCTCACGTCCACTATACAGGCCAACTCGGGGAACTGAAGCCTTGTTCTCATGATGTCCTTCACCACAGGGCCAGGGTGATGGAGGAACAGCAGGCATTTTCcaaggcagtggggagggatCCTCCTCAGTCAAACCTCTTCTTGCCCCCACAGGGAGGCAGAGTTGACTGCTGGGGGGAAGGCAGATGCTACTGCATGGAAACCCCCCACAGAGGGGAAGCCAAGGACCCCCACCCAAGAAGCAGCTCCTAGAGGCCAGTGTAGGCCCCCAGGGTGCTGGGCCATGATCCGTGGGGCAGTCTGCTCTGCTGAGGGCACCCTGGCAGAGGGACTGAGGACTCACCGGGCTGTGACGAGCTGCCCCGGCTCCCTAGGAAGGAGAGAAGACGGGCAGGTCCTGGCTGAGTACAGAGTGGAGCCATCGAGGACTTCGGGGTCTGGACTGCTTTTTCAGTGTCTGTAGTTGCTTACTTATTTCTCAGTGCACACAGGACTCAAAACTGAGGCGTAGTAAAGGGGCTCTGGAGATGACCTCACCCAAGCTCCTTATTCTGCAAGTCGGGACGCCCAGGCCCCGCCTCGGGAGGGTTACAGGCCAGGTCAAGGGGGCTTTGTCCTgctgaggagaggagggagccagcatgtggaggaggggaaggggattcGGGGTGTTGACAAGGGGTAGCTCCTGTCCCAGGGCATGTTAGTCCCTCCTGGGGTGTGGTGAGGGGTTGAAGAAGTtgacctgctctgtgccctgcaACCCCACCCCTGAATCTCACCGGCTCTCCTGCCCTCTTGCCTTTGGGGAGGAGAGCGCACAGAGAGCATCGGGCATCCACGCCCTCTCATCCCCGGGGCAGGCGGCGCTGGGCCACATGCAGAGGGGTCCTGCGCCGAGCTCAAGGGCACAGGCAGCTGTACAGACATCACGGAAGAGGCTGGTCTCCTCTCCCAGCTCCGATTAGGACACCTCTGTCCTCTCCCTGAGCCGGCCCCAGGGACCGGCCAAGCCCAGGGGTAACTCCCAGAGCCGTCAGCAGCTCTCCTTCGAGGCCTTCTTGGCTCTGGGCAGGAGACTCGCCGACGCGCGCTTCTGGTGTCGCCACTTGGCACGGCGATTCTTGAACCAGACCTGAGAGAAAGAGACGCgctcaggcaggcctggccccaggGCACGCGAAACGCGCGGCTCCCCAAATCAACTGGCGGGGCTTCGGGACCCTGGCTGCGGAGCCGGCCCTGGGCAGCGGCTGTGCCACTGTCTCTCAACCGCTGCAGGTGGGGACGGCGGCTCTTGCTGCGGGACCCGAACCTCTTTCCCACCCGGACCGGCATCCCTGCTTGCCCCTTCCCAGCCCGGACTCCGCCTGGCGGCACCCGGGACGCCCCCTCTGCAACTTTGCGCTCTCCTAAGCTTCCCAAATTCCGAAACAGGGATGCGCACCTCATTTCTCATGGGGGCGGGGCGCGGGTGgtttaaaactaaagaaaaaacaagccTGACCTCCGCTCAAGCTCCCACCCCTCGCCTGGGACCGCGGACCTGCTCCTCGGAGGTGGCGGAAGAGGCGACGACGGGCACCCACCTCCACGCGCTCCTCGCGGAGGCGGATGCGGCCGGCCAGGCGCTCGCGAGTGCCCACGTCGGGGTACTGGTTCTGCACGAAGAGCGCCTCCAGCGCCTGCAGCTGCTCCTCGCTGAAGATGGTGCGGTGGCGCCTCGTGCGCCGCTGCGGGCCCGGACCACCGGCGCCGGGTAGCGCCCCCGGGCCTCCGGTCGGCGCGGCCAAGGGCAAGggcgccccaggccccagcctcaGCGGCCACGGCAGCCGCGCGCCTGCGGGGAGAGCGCGCGGTGAGACGCGGGGCGGGAGCCGAGCTCCGCTGCGCCCGCGCCGTGCCCGGAGTCCCCCGAGTCCTGCGCCCACTCACCCAGCCCGGCGGCCGGCTCTGGGGGCCCGCAGGGCGCCGCGCGGGggccgcagcagcagcagcagcaggcacAGGGTGCCGCCTCGGGCGCCCCGGGCTCCGCGGGGCTCTGGCGGCCGGCGGGTGGCGGCGGGCGGACGCCCCGGGCGGGAGGGCTCCGCTCGGGGAGGCCGGAGAGGATGTGCTCGATAGAGAAGGGGCAGGGCCGCCCGGGGCCCCTGCGGCCTGCCGCGCCCCCTGCCGCCGCCATGCCGCCCgcccgccgcggccgccgccgccgccgcggccgcggGAATATATCCGTCGAGGCGGGGCGCGCCGTAATCCCCGGTTCGGACGCCGGGTCCACGCGGGCTAATCCCACCGCACAGCCAGGAACGCGCTAATccccggcggcggcgggcggggggtAGGGTCCGCTGGGGGCCTTGTGTTCCGCATCCGTGCCCCTGACCCGCGGCGCTGCGGTCCAGCCCTGCCAGCGGCCCGAGGACGCCTGGACCCGGCAGTCCCTGAGCGCAGCGGCgcctcctggcccagcccctggGTCCCCTCCTCCGGTAGCCACCGAGGCCAGGGCAGGCTGCTCGTCCCCTTCAGGGTCCTACCCAGGTGGAAGAGCGAGTCCGGAGAAATCCCTAAACGGCACAGTCTCCTGGCCCCCAAACTCTTGACTTCCATCCTCAAGTGGGGCCTAATATCAGCAACCCCGCGGTCCCACCGCACTTTGATCCCAAACCTCCCTTACTCACACCCCCTCCACTTAGGATCCAGGTCCCAAGCTCAGGACGGAAACGGGGCACCAGAGGAAAGCTACATCTGCTCCTCAGGAAACCTGCCTTCCCTCCTGGGTCAGTGAACCTTCCGGACCCAACCCAAGGCCGCCCTTCCCAGCTCTGGAGACACTTCTCGTTTGCTTTCCTATATAACCCAGAACCGCCCCCCAAACcaccacactccctccccaccctcatcaCAGCCATGAGTCTCCAGAGCTGACTCGGTGTCCTCCTCTCCCACTCTTCAACCCAGACCAGTCTGGCTCTGTTCACCCCATCCTCTGTGGTCATTCTGCCCAACATTGCCGGTGACCTGCACTTTACCAAATTCGAGGAAGACTGTTTCATCCTCATCTAAGCAGCATTGACCAGCTGGTCAGGGCTTCTGCTTAAGGCCTTCTCTGGACCTCTGAAAAGTGCTTGTGTGGCTCACAGGACAGAGCAGCAGACCACCTGGCTAGTACCCTAGCTGTCCCTTCTGTGGGGTAGGTTCCTTCACCCACTGTGCCTCAATCTTCCAATCTGTAGGCTGACATAACAATAGCGACCCAAATCACAGATGTTCTGAGGGCTCAACcagtgactgtgtgtgagggGTTAGAACCCCCCCCAGCAGGGGCCCCCGTGAATGGCAGGTACCGTTAGGGGAGCCACACGTGATTTCGCTTCTCCTCCGCCTCTCACGCCCTTCCTCAAACTCTCTTGCTGACTCCATTCTGGTATCAATGAAGACACTTTGGACTTCAAGTGACAGAACCTGCTGACTCTACTTCTGACACAGGAGTCCTGACATAGGGTGCCCAGGGCTTGTTAATCTGGAAGCTTAATGAAGGAGCCACCATCTCTTTGAGTGGCCCACCTCGTAGTTGCACGATGGCTGCCACGGCCCCAGACTTCTCATCTCTTCCCACATGTCCCTTTGGATGACTGTGGAAACCTCTCCCAGCCAACTTTCCTCCCAGAACCGCATGCTCACCATTTAGGTCAGAGAGGCACCTAGGGGTCCACTATGCATCAAAGTCAGTTCCTCTCAGGGGCAGGTAACAGGGTCAGTGGTCAGGAAGGCTGTGCCCACCACCTTTATCCCTCCGCATTCTGGGGCCCTCCTATAGCTGTGAAGCCTAGATACCATCTTGGGATGCTTGTTCTCTGAGCCCAGCCACCTCACTGCGACGAGGCACCGGCAGCCACAAGGAGTGGACACACAGCTGGCAACTCCAGCTGGAGGACCAGCCAACAACCAGCGTGAACACCGCACAGGGGTGGGGCAGCCTTCGGGTGGCTTCCGTCCCAGCCACCATTGCCTGCAACTGCAGGACATCTAAGTGAGACCCATGAGAGGCAGCAATAAGAGGTGACTGCGGTGTCCCCAGCACTGAGTGGGAGGGGCTGCTGTGTAGCCCAAGGTACCCAGACAGTTTCTAGTGCTGGAAGGGGAGGATGCCGGTAGTAACGCTGAGCCTCGGGCCTGGGGGATGGACGGTGTGGGGACGGGAGGACCCTGCTGAAACTGATGATGGGTctaggggaaggaggagaaagcacTGGAGGAGACCCTAGTTGTGGGGTCACAAGACATTTAGCGACATTGTCACCTTTTGTAGAATGGGAAATAGGATGTGTACCTAACGAGGCAGATGATGTAGCTACGGAGATGCCCAGTGGGGGTGGCTTCCTCCAGCAGGAGAGGGAAATGTTGAAAAGAAACCAGCCAGCTTACAATCAGATGTACACCTCCAGCACAAACCAGCAACTCCATCCCCGGGATTCACCCCGGAGAAATGAAATCTTCTGCTTCCACAAGACACCGCCCACGAATGTTTAGAGCAGCTCTATTCATCACcaccaaaacttgaaagcaacccAGACACCCATCAGCTGGTGAGCGGATGAACAGGACGAGGTCTGGGGTCTAGGCACACCAGGGTGCCACCCAGAGTGACAGCGACACACGCGACAATACAGAGGACCTCACCAACACTGTCCTGCCTAAAGAACCAGTTTCAAAATGCTACATACTGTGACTGCACTTAGAGGCACTTTGAAAAAGGCAACATCAGAGTGATGGTGATAGCAGTGTTTGTGGCGGGGGGAGCACCTGAGGGAGGGGAAGATGCCAGAGGAGGCTGACTAACTTCAGCCTAGGGGTCTGGGGCCACCTCGAGTGAGGTCAGGTGCACAGCCTCCCCGCCAAGGTCAGCGGTGCTCCAGGGACAGGGTCAGCTGCAAGTGACCAGCTCACACCCCCGGGGACACTTACTGCAGCGCTGCGTCTTCAGCCCACCTGCTCTCATGTTAAGGTCACTGCAGTCGGCCTCCCCAGGGTTGTGGCCAGGCACAATTTCTGGACAGTAGTAGGGGAGGGAGGCTAGTGCGTGGGCTTCGGCTGCAGCTTAATTTGGTTCCCAGTCTGCAACCAGGCACCACCCCTGATCTCCCCCACCTTTCTAGAAGCCCCTCTCCCACCAGACTTCTGAAGGTCTGGGCAGCTCACCTGCTGCGGGGACCCAGATCCTCCCCCTCGGGGATCTGAGTCCCTGGGCATCACACCACCTCAGGCTGCGCTGGCTGTCATGACCCCCTCCCAGTGACCGCTGAGCAAGGGAGCGCTTCAGGACACCCAGTGAATGAGAAGATGAAACATCCCTGTTCCTAGAACCCGTgtctcccttccctgcccagtGGGGACCCATTTGCTTGGTGCCACAAGGAGCCCAGAGTGACTGGCAGCTATCATAGCTTACGTTTTGTGCAACTCTTACTGTGTCCCTGAACGTCCCCCCTCCCAGGACCCAGAACCTGAAGTTTTGAGGATGGGAACATAAATTCCCCAGCTGGGTTGCTGGGAGAACTGGGGAGTGGGCATTCCTGCTCCATCCCTGGGTCTAGATCACGTGTCTCAGTGGGAAACCCAGCAGAACCCTCGCTCTCCTGGTGCCTCCTCCTGTCACCTCCTTGTCTCCAAACTCCTACTCTTGCTGTGTCTGGGCTCCTGGACCAACCGGCTGCACTGTTTGCTGCAGCCCCAGGGCCATGTCTCCTCTTCCTCACAGGGTGGATGACATGTGGTCCTCAGAAGCTCTGCCCTCTAGAGGGCTTGTCCAACGCTGCTGCTCAGGGCCACCGAGGTGTCAGTGAGCGAAGCCACTCAGGGTGGCAGTCACTTGCTTATGCAGCTGACTCGGGTCCTCGGAGCTGATCCTGGCCCCGCCTCTTTCATTGTGTGATGGCCCCTAAAGTCCTGGCAGCTCTGACGGTACCCAGTACCTAGTACCTTGCTCTGATGAGCCATTCTGGCCACAGGGCCACTTGGTAGCCCAAGGTCAAGGCTCCGTTCCTGCAGGGCCCAGGAAAATGCCAGCAGCTGCTCTGTGAATGGTGTGTGGCATGGCCTCACTCCAGACGCTGGGAGTCTGCCCACTGAAACCTTCCGGGGGCTCCATCGGAAATCCTTCCCTGCTGTAGCATTTGCCTTGGGCTCTGCCAGATCACAGGGTCTACTGCAGACCCCTTTTCTGCTCTGGGCTATACTCAAAGCTGGAAGGCTCTGGATCACCCAGCAAATGGCTCAGGTGGGATTCCCAGGTGCAGGACATGCTGCCTCCAAAACCCAAAGCTGCACCCCTGCAGTGTGTTCTCCTCTGTGGCCAGGAGTGCAGGGCGTGGCTATGGGTCCTTTACTTTGAGAGGATGTTCCAGCGTGGAGCATGCACATAGGGCCAATGGAGCtcaaaaattttgtttatttcccttttttattattGGACTGTGagacttctttatatattcaagaTACAAGTCTTATCATACATAAAATTTatggggcagggtatagctcagtggtagagcatgtgtttagcatgcacaaggtcctaggttcaatccccagtacctccattaaaaaataaattaataaataaataaggctaattacctctctccacaaaccaaaccaaaccaaacccaagAAATACCTAAGGAAGTTCTTTAGtaagattctttcttttttttttttttataaaatatagataactGCATAAAACAAATACTACTGTAGCATGTCATCTTGGTGTTTATAACACATAGCCACTATCACAAAAAGACAGGGGGTGTGGCAGTGACTGAAACCATGCAGTCCCATTGTTCTTACATTTTACATGAATTGgtacaattttttgtttttgttttgttttgttttttggggggaggtaattaggtttattttaaaatttattttaatggaggtactggggattgaaccctggatctcatgcatgctaagtacacactctaccattgggctataccctccccccaagaagtGGTACAATTCTAACTGTAAGTTGACTGCAAAAAAGTTAAGGTGATATGCTGTAATTCCTACAGCTACCAGTAAAAAAGGCAAAATGGTAtagctaaaaatagaaaaactgaatGGACTTCTTAACTGTGTTACAGTGAGTCGGGAGGAGAGTGGAAAGGAGAGttagagaaacaaaaacagacaggACATGGGGAAAACAACGCGATGTCAGACCTCCGTTCAGCTACAGCAACAATTACCTTATATTTAAGTGGAACAAACACCCCAACTAAAAGGCAGACACTGTCaggtttacttttaaaaaaaagttagacaTAATTGCATGCTGTCTACAGAGATGCTCTTCAAGTACCGATCCTGATGGGCGGAAAGCAACATCATGGAAAAGACACAGCATCCTCCAGGCCCCTCTGAAGACCTGGGCAGCTTGTGGCTTTTCTAACAAACAGTAAACGCAACTGAACATGCCCCCTTCTGAGTTTTCCGACCTCTTCGTTTCCATTTTTCCAT
The genomic region above belongs to Camelus bactrianus isolate YW-2024 breed Bactrian camel chromosome 32, ASM4877302v1, whole genome shotgun sequence and contains:
- the GSC2 gene encoding homeobox protein goosecoid-2 — encoded protein: MAAAGGAAGRRGPGRPCPFSIEHILSGLPERSPPARGVRPPPPAGRQSPAEPGAPEAAPCACCCCCCGPRAAPCGPPEPAAGLGARLPWPLRLGPGAPLPLAAPTGGPGALPGAGGPGPQRRTRRHRTIFSEEQLQALEALFVQNQYPDVGTRERLAGRIRLREERVEVWFKNRRAKWRHQKRASASLLPRAKKASKESC